A region of Bacillus cabrialesii DNA encodes the following proteins:
- a CDS encoding YflJ family protein, with protein MHYGSKGWYVAELKKQGITHHEGRKLQSYKTYFLANLLETKKKQS; from the coding sequence ATGCATTACGGCAGTAAAGGCTGGTATGTGGCAGAATTAAAAAAGCAGGGGATCACGCACCATGAAGGAAGAAAGCTTCAAAGCTATAAAACCTATTTTCTTGCCAACCTGCTGGAAACAAAGAAAAAACAATCTTAA
- a CDS encoding MOSC domain-containing protein, translating to MKPAHYSVLSLNLGKPQTLEYDGKKIETGIMKRPADSAVMLYRENFEGDGQADLVNHGGPDKAVCVYPAAHYPFWEEFLSRPLPSAAFGENLTVAGLTEENVCIGDVFQLDEAVVQVSQPRQPCVKLAKKFGVKEMVLKVQQTGYTGFYFRVLEEGRVAPGAALELLSKGEKDISVQFANRINYHDAKNLAAIERILSENALSESWRSSFMKKRDRLLPVE from the coding sequence ATGAAACCAGCGCATTATTCAGTTCTTTCTCTTAATCTGGGAAAGCCGCAGACGCTTGAATATGACGGAAAGAAAATCGAAACCGGCATCATGAAGCGGCCGGCTGATTCCGCAGTTATGCTGTATCGGGAGAATTTTGAAGGGGACGGACAGGCGGACCTCGTCAATCACGGCGGACCGGATAAGGCTGTCTGTGTCTACCCGGCAGCGCATTATCCGTTTTGGGAAGAGTTCCTCTCAAGACCGCTGCCCAGCGCCGCATTTGGTGAAAATTTGACGGTCGCGGGCCTGACCGAGGAGAACGTTTGCATCGGGGATGTGTTCCAGCTTGATGAAGCTGTTGTTCAGGTCAGCCAGCCGCGCCAGCCGTGTGTAAAGCTGGCGAAAAAGTTTGGCGTAAAGGAAATGGTGCTGAAGGTTCAGCAAACCGGCTATACCGGCTTTTATTTTCGCGTTTTGGAAGAGGGCAGGGTGGCTCCCGGCGCTGCACTTGAATTGCTGTCCAAAGGCGAGAAAGACATATCAGTCCAATTTGCAAACCGAATCAACTACCATGATGCAAAAAATCTCGCTGCCATTGAACGGATTTTAAGTGAAAACGCACTGTCGGAAAGCTGGAGATCGTCCTTTATGAAAAAAAGGGACAGGCTACTGCCGGTTGAATAG
- a CDS encoding DUF3243 domain-containing protein, with product MNRDQEKIQIENEMDAMHGTTKEEILKDFEEFKDYLSKQVNRGKKLGLDDGKLVKSAAILGDYLAKHEEPQNSEEMLLQELWSVADEDEKKHLAQLLVKLVDKQ from the coding sequence ATGAACAGAGATCAAGAAAAAATCCAAATTGAAAACGAAATGGATGCCATGCACGGCACAACAAAAGAAGAGATTTTAAAAGACTTTGAGGAATTTAAAGACTACCTGAGCAAACAAGTGAACCGAGGCAAAAAGCTGGGATTGGATGACGGCAAGCTTGTGAAAAGCGCCGCGATCCTGGGAGACTACCTCGCGAAACATGAAGAGCCGCAAAACAGTGAAGAAATGCTGCTGCAAGAGCTTTGGAGCGTTGCGGACGAAGATGAGAAAAAACATTTGGCACAGCTGCTGGTCAAATTGGTTGATAAACAATAA